The window attttctttaaaatcaCTACATTAGATGCTTAATGACAGGCAACACCCACCTTTTAGTCTATGTGCCAGTCTTTTAGCTGTATACGTGCGAGCTGCCTATTACCCCGGTCTTTTTTAAGTATCCACCGTGCATCCTATTACTACTTCCCAAATTATGTGGTCTTATTTAGTTGAAGATCCTATGCTGAAAAGACATACAGTGATCTTCAAGAAAAAGCTCTTTCGGTTTTGTTACTTCTTCAGTTCCAAGTTTGAGTTTGTAGTGGAACACTTGAAATTAACGGTCTCACACATCACTCTTGCATACCCAATTTCTGTGGATTATGTATAGTACTGCCAAAATCCAGTCTTAGctcttcattttctcattcaTAACTTTGGCAGGTGATATTCATGGCCAATATTCTGATCTTCTTAGACTTTTCGAGTATGGTGGGTCACCCCCTGAATCAAACTACTTGTTCCTGGGTGATTATGTGGATCGGGGGAAGCAAAGCCTGGAAACAATCTGCCTCATGTTTGCTTACAAAATAAAGTACCCTGAGAATTTTTTCTTACTGAGGGGCAACCATGAATGTGCTTCAGTCAACCGCATATATGGATTTTACGATGAATGCAAGAGACGGTTTAATGTAAAACTATGGAAAGTGTTCACAGATTGCTTCAACTGTCTACCTGTTGCGGCTCTAATTGATGGGAAGATACTGTGTATGCACGGAGGACTCTCTCCGGATCTCAATACTTTGGATCAAATCAGAAATTTACAGCGTCCTGCTGACGTCCCTGAAACTGGTTTGCTATGCGATTTGCTGTGGTCTGATCCTAGCAGAGATATCAGAGGGTGGGGGATTAACGATAGGGGAGTGTCGTATACTTTTGGTCACGAGACGGTCAAGGAATTTCTTGAAAAGCATGATCTTGACCTTATCTGCCGTGCCCACCAGGTTTGAACTGTCTGTTGTTCTGTCAATTACCTTGTCCACATTGTCAAATCTTAGTTTAAATGGCTCTGGCAATTTTTAGGTGGTCGAAGATGGATATGAGTTCTTTGCTGACAGACAACTTGTGACAATATTCTCGGCCCCAAATTACTGTGGAGATTTTGACAATGCTGGTGCGATAATGAGCGTGGAT is drawn from Salvia hispanica cultivar TCC Black 2014 chromosome 6, UniMelb_Shisp_WGS_1.0, whole genome shotgun sequence and contains these coding sequences:
- the LOC125194504 gene encoding serine/threonine-protein phosphatase PP1-like, with the protein product MNQMDSAALDDIINRLLEVKGRPGKQVQLSESEMRKLCFHSKEIFLHQPNLLELEAPIKICGDIHGQYSDLLRLFEYGGSPPESNYLFLGDYVDRGKQSLETICLMFAYKIKYPENFFLLRGNHECASVNRIYGFYDECKRRFNVKLWKVFTDCFNCLPVAALIDGKILCMHGGLSPDLNTLDQIRNLQRPADVPETGLLCDLLWSDPSRDIRGWGINDRGVSYTFGHETVKEFLEKHDLDLICRAHQVVEDGYEFFADRQLVTIFSAPNYCGDFDNAGAIMSVDESLMCSFQILRPAEKKAKFGFGSTTTAKLGTPLMKTKSFLGAKIG